CCTACGCGAAGGCATTCACTGGCGCAGCGTTGGGCAGCGCGATCCGTTAGTAGAATACCGGGCGGAGTCACAAAAATTGTTCACCAGCCTTCAGGAAAATCTGCGTAACGAAGTTCTGAACACAATTTTTCATATTCATAGATCTGACGCGGTGATTCGTCAGTCGCAGGATGATGAGTATGATACCGAGCTAACGCGCCTAGCCGAAAGTGCAGTTGAGCGCGGTGTCAATGAAGTTGGTGCGGGCGAGGAAAATCGCGACGGTGACTTTTCGGTGAAAAAGGGTAAATCAAACGCCGAGTCGAACCGCGCCAAAAACCAAGCACGTAAGAAGAAAAAAACGCAGCGCCAAAACCGCAAAAAGAACCGCAAATAAATCTAAAACCGGTGGGCAGAGAGCGACAGACAGATGAAACATACGGTCAAAGAAATAAAATTGAAAAATGGTGCGAAAGGCTTGTTTATCGATGTGCCGGACGCGACAGTGATGAGCTTTCAGGTGCAGTTTCGGGCGGGCAATCGCTACGTTCGCGACAAGGACATCTACGAGACGGCGCACATCATGGAGCACATGGCATTCGGGGCGAATGAGAAGTTTCGTTCGGAGCACGCGTATGAGCAGGAGTTTACCAAGAATGGCGCCTATCATAACGCGTTCACCTCTGATTATTCAATGGTGTACGAGGCGGCCTGCGCGGATTTTGAATGGGATCGGATCTTGGATTTGCAGCGGCTGGCGATTACTACGCCGCGCTTTAATGCTGAAGAACTAGAGGCCGAGAAGGGTAACGTTCGGAGCGAGCTGACCGGCTATCTCAATAACCATAACCGTGTGATGTGGCCGCGGGTGCAGCAGGCACTGGGCGAGGATATTTTGACATATAATCAGCGGCTGAAAACGATTGACGCGATTACGCTAAAGGATATCAAGGAGCACCATCGGCGGACACATACCCTCAACAATATGCGATTTGTGGTGGCGGGCAAGTTGACTGGGCGGATGGCGACGATTCGTGAATCGCTGGAGCAGTGGCAGCTAGAGCCGGGCGAGCGGTTTACCATTCCGCACGATAACCTGTCGAGTGCCGCACCGATTTTTATCCACCGCAAGGAGGCCTCGAATCTGACATTTGGCTGGTCGATGAATTTGCCGCGTGAGCTGAGCGATGAGGATTCTGACGCTATGGGCTGCTTGAATCATATCTTGACCGGGACGATGAGTTCGCGGATTTTCGGGGCGGCGCGCAAGAAGGGGCTGGCTTACGGTGTGTTCAGCGACACTTCGGTCGGGTTTTATGATTCGGCGTGGGACTTTGGCGGCCAGGTCAACCTCGAGACAGCCGAGGCACTGTTCGATATCATCGTGCGTGAGCTGCGCCGGGTGTTGAACGGGACGATCACCTCAGAGGATATCGAGAATGCCAAGTCGTATGCGCTGGGTCGCTATCAGATGGGGGCGCAAACGGTAGCGCAGGTCAGCAATTTTTATACCGGGCGTTATTTTGCCGATGATTTCGTCAAGAATTATGAGGGCGTGCCGACAGCGATTTTGGCAGTGACCGCTGACCAAATTGTTCGGGTGGCGCGAGAGTTTTTTGCAGCAAATACCTGGGTGCTTGCTGGCGTGAGTAGCGGCGATAAAGAGCTGCTTGGGCGACTGCAGGAGAAGCTTGAGGGGTTGTTTTAGGCGGGATCTTCCTGCTTATGCTTGAGAAAGACGACCCTTGTGTATTACTATTACTATGGGGTTATTCAGTTGGACTGAGGTGAGTGGACTGTCTTTGGAATGGCCGGTTTACTCAGTCGCAATGCGAGAGGAGCAGAACATGTGTGAACATAATCTAGTAGGGACCGACCTCGATCCAGCAATATCTGAGCAGGAGCGAGCGAGATTGCTTGATCAAATGGCTGCTGATCAGGCGCGCAGTGATGCAGTTGCCGACCAAATATGGAAGGCTTTTAGAAATCATGAGATACTAGAGGGTCGGGATGTCTTGCCGCTCGTAGGTACGATGTATCGTGCAGTACGTGATCTGCGTACGAGTATTATAGATGGACGGCAACCTGTCGATCCTTCTCGTGGTCGGGTTGAGGTATCAATGCCTCTTGAAAATACCGATGCATATAAACAGGGGGGTGTGCGGCATATGGAGGACGCAATTTTTCTCCTGAAAGTGTGTGAAGAGTCTCATATTGATAGGAATTCGTTGGATACAGAGGGTGAGAAGGGCTGCGTTGAGGGCTATATGATGAAGCAAATCCAGCCACATATAGACTCCGGACTTCTCCCTAAAGATATCACTATCACGGCACATCCAATTAGACGGGATACTGATGGCGGCTATGACCCGCTCCCAATGCTTCCGTATGGCTCGGTAATTTTTAGGGCTAACGTATATCCACGACAAATCAGCGAAGAAGAAAGGGGTGAAGTAGCGGCTGGTGATGAGGTGGGGCTGCGGGAGATTGGTGAACATGCTATTCGGGGCGGGTTTTAGTAAAAGAAAGCCGTATCCGAGTGCTCGTTTTCTGATGTCCCAACTGCTCTCGGTGGTATAATAGAAACTATGAAGATCGTTATCGCTGGCTATGGCCTTGAGGGTATATCAAGTTTGAGATATTTTCGGCAGGCTTTTCCTGATGCTAAATTTGTGATTGCTGACCAGAAAGCGGTCGAGAATGCGCCGGATGGCGTGGCAGTGCGGACTGGTGAGTCG
The window above is part of the Candidatus Saccharibacteria bacterium oral taxon 488 genome. Proteins encoded here:
- a CDS encoding insulinase family protein, with translation MKHTVKEIKLKNGAKGLFIDVPDATVMSFQVQFRAGNRYVRDKDIYETAHIMEHMAFGANEKFRSEHAYEQEFTKNGAYHNAFTSDYSMVYEAACADFEWDRILDLQRLAITTPRFNAEELEAEKGNVRSELTGYLNNHNRVMWPRVQQALGEDILTYNQRLKTIDAITLKDIKEHHRRTHTLNNMRFVVAGKLTGRMATIRESLEQWQLEPGERFTIPHDNLSSAAPIFIHRKEASNLTFGWSMNLPRELSDEDSDAMGCLNHILTGTMSSRIFGAARKKGLAYGVFSDTSVGFYDSAWDFGGQVNLETAEALFDIIVRELRRVLNGTITSEDIENAKSYALGRYQMGAQTVAQVSNFYTGRYFADDFVKNYEGVPTAILAVTADQIVRVAREFFAANTWVLAGVSSGDKELLGRLQEKLEGLF